Genomic segment of Brachyhypopomus gauderio isolate BG-103 chromosome 10, BGAUD_0.2, whole genome shotgun sequence:
TGTGTCATGTTGATGCTTGTCTGATCCAGTTACTAAGTAACTCTGAATGTTTGTGGCAGCTTTGTAGAGAGAAATAGATGCTGAAAACTAACTAACCCTTTTAGGGTTTTTTTTCACATTATCATATGGTAACAGGCATGTAATCAGTATGTTTTACTATGTTTAAGACTATGTTGATGGTTCTTAAAagtgaaaatgtgaaatgtaagcTTCTAAGTTTTCCACAGGCCATAGTTTTGATTTTCATGGTTAATGTTGTCAGATTATTGTGTcaattgttaaaaatatgttGAAAGAATATTTTATCACACCCAAATTGAACACGAGACCTGTTAGCTTGATGGCCATAATTTGTTACCTGAGTCTTTATGCCTGACACAATGAAGGCACGATTTAGCTACAGCCTCTTTGAAAATCAGCCTTGAAGGCACACTATTGATCAATCTCCAAATTATATATGCAATCCACTTGAAGTAATGATTTGGGTCTTAGcaacacatgcatgtgcacaacATTCATATTGGCACAAGGTAGTAAAATGGTCCCATGCAACTTTATAAGATTATATGCCTTCTTTATCAATCTTACCATAAAATGTTTTTTAGCAGTATTGAAAATAGATTGCTTCACAAATGGTATAGGCCTATTGACAAAAATCTAGGCTACTTTATTCCATTTAAAGCAGACATATTTGGAAGGCACTTTCTGTAGCAAATCTCACATTAAAGGAGCTAGGGCACACAAAAACACTGAAATGTACAGTCGAGTTAAGTGTTGCAGTTCCTGTATAAGCATTATGGGTGAAAGACTTTTAGATTAATTGAACCAGTCCAAAAGATGACTAGTTTGACTTGATGGGTCTTGCTGAGTACATCTAGTTATTGAGTTAATTGCCTGATGAAAAGTAAAGTTATTATTTCAGTGTCAAGAAGGATATAATAATTTCTGTTTCATATTCCTCACAGGTTTTTGAAGCCCTTTCCCAAAAGTAAGAGCCTGGACAGCCTTCTGCTGGTCAAGCCCTAGATGGGCTTCCAATGACTCCAATGCCATCTGCTCTAAACCAAGGATCACCCATTCTCTTCTGCTAGTTTTGTACCCCGGGATTATATGACAGCACTTTCCCACGCTGTAATCTGGCCCCCTTTAGTTTGAACCCACCCTCCCCATTTTACCCTTTCGTTCATCAGAAAGGTTACAATTGATATTTTCACCATAGTCCGGTAGCGGGGCTGCTCCCCTACATCCAGATGAATGAAGACCCCATTCGGGAAGAACGCGGGCCAGAGAGCCAGGGCTGATGCAGGTAGAAGTGTTTCTGGTGTGTTCTGGTGTCATTCTGGTTATTGCTATTTTGTGTATGATCTTGGCAATTTTCTGTGATTCTGTTATTTTAGGACACGCTGGTGTGTCTGCAAATATGATGAAGAAAAAGAATTCACACAAGTAAGTTTCAAATACTAGACAATTAACAGAATATTGTAACTGTATTCTTTGCAGAGAACTGCTGTTTTAAGTAGCGATCTAAATATTGTTTAGTAGAACTGTAAATAGTAAAGTAGTAgaattagtagtagtagaattGTTCAGTGTTACTGGTTTTCCCAAGTGATGtttgagagtgagtgtgtgcaaaAATCTTGATCCACTGTTAAAGTAACTCATGCCTTATGCTGTCAATGACAAGTTTTAGgagttcagtcagctatttttgcaaacaaatttccccaGCATCAAAAAGTGGCTTTTTACCAGAGTTGCAGCATGGTTTGAGTGCAGTGTGCAGACTGGGCAGTTTCTGTCTGTGTTCACAGGAAACACAAGAGCAGCGTGGGGCCCACCAAGGTGTCCCAGCCCCGGCGGAACATTGTGGGCTGCCGCATCCAGCACATCTGGAAGGAGGGCAGTGGGGCGGCATCCCAGTGGAAGGGCACGGTGTTGGACCAGGTGCCCGTTAACCCCTCGCTCTACCTGATCAAGTACGACGGCTTCGACTGCGTCTACGGGCTAGAGCTGCACAAGGACGAGCGAGTGCAGGGGCTGGAAGTCCTCCCGGACCGTGTAGGTAGGCcttgttggggttttttttttgtttgccaTTTTCCGTCATTAGATTGTGAATGGCGTCTTGCTCATTGCCCCTGCTACCAATGAGAATCTTCGCGAATGTCTCTTAGTCTTTACGGTAATGAATCTACGGCGCTAGGCCCCTGACCTTGAGCCCGCCCATCTCATGTAACATTCGCCGATCTCTCTGCCCGCACAGCTTCGACACGCATCAGCGACGCCCACCTGGCTGACACCATGATAGGCAAGGCAGTCGAGCACATGTTTGAGACGGAAGAAGGCTCGAAGGATGAGTGGCGGGGCATGGTGCTGGCACGAGCGCCCATCATGAACACGTGGTTCTACATCACTTATGAGAAGGACCCCGTACTCTACATGTACCAGCTCCTCGACGACTACAAGGACGGAGACCTGAGGATCATGCCGGACTCAAGTAAGCTGGCTTTTTGTTCGCTTTGTCCCCATAATGCAGGCACTTTGGTGCAGTCTCATTTTCGACCCTCTGGCCGCTTGTTGTATGTAGTGACTAAAGGCTGCACCTCTGCAGTACCGCTCAAAATTGGGTATTCTCCTGCAGCTAAAAGGCTTGCTAGGGTGGCCCAGCCGCGGTGGCTCTGCAGGAGTCTCGCTTGCCGGTCAGAGTAGTAATGTACTTTTCTCGTGCACCGTTTGCAGACGACTCTCCCCCAGCTGAGCGGGAGCCCGGTGAGGTGGTGGACAGCCTCGTTGGCAAACAGGTGGAGTACGCCAAAGAGGACGGCTCCAAACGGACTGGCATGGTCATCCACCAGGTGGAGGCCAAGCCCTCCGTCTACTTCATCAAGTTCGACGACGACTTTCACATTTATGTGTACGACTTGGTGAAAACGTCGTAGGTGGACACAAGGAAGAGGGGGGAGGGAAGGGGAGAAGGAAAGGAAGTCGATGGAGAGCAGGAGCAGACCGACTTCGGATATGATCCACAAACTCTGCCAAAAGTTCTCGCGGAACGTTTCTTGCACCACCTTCTGGAGGCGTAGCGATGGATATTTCACTGGAGCCTTGGATTGCCACTAGATAAGtgtctttttattatttttccagTTGAAGGGATAGCTGTGTTCAACATGATATTCCCTAAGCAAAAGTAGCTTAATGGTTGTCTTTTAGTATTGTTCATTCCTGTTGATTACCAGTGAAGAAAATGAGCAAATATGTTCTCTAGGAAAGGTTGAGGTGGGGATCAGAGTCAGTTCTCTGTCTTTAAGAGTTGACATGTTCTTTGTTTTGAATCAGGGCAGGTTAGACTGACAGAATGGCACTTAGCTCTGGAACTGTCGGTCAGGCGCGTTTTGGCCTTTCTGTGTCGTCCAACGACTCTGTTTCCATTCGCTTTGCAAAGTGACCCCAAGCAGCACCTGGCAGTGGGTACCCCCTTAGAATCATTCACACTTACTAAATTTTAGTCCTCATCTGTTTTAGATGATGCGTATTTGTAATGCACAGGAGTTTCTTGCGTTTCTTGTTCTTTtgattcttgttttgtttttgaatgagATTCCTTTTCCTTATCACACGATTAAACGCTAATGATTGTTATTAAACGTTTATCTTGATCTCTTGTCATTTGACCTGTGACATTGGAGCACTTGATTATTTGCTTCTGTAAGATATGAGATTAATCAAATTTGGTCACTTATTCGGAATATATTTAGAACCAAGTATGGTTAAACTTTGACTGACTTCATTATATAGGTCTTCATTTGACTGACTTCATTATATAGGTCTTCTGCTGTTACAAAGATGCAGCTTcgtatttactgtattttaagtGTATTTACAATTTACATTTACTTTCATTGGTGCATTGATATACATGGGTGAGTTTGTGGAATTGTCTTAATTTTgaaatttatttctttttacaaTGACAGTTAAAACAGTTTCTGAGGTTATAATACATTTGTAGCGTAGTTTTTGTTTtcaagagaacaagagagaaagCTGGCCAATTAGTTCAACATGCTCCACAAATGTTCTACAACTCCAAGAtgcataacaaaacaaaaaataagtCAGTGCAGTAATAATTTAGAGGTAGCTGCATTGCAGTGCATATACAACCTTTTCTGATCTCATTTGATGAGTAAATGATTCTTTCACAATTAACCACCTTAagatttttttctcttttttttcttttctttttttttacccccCTTTCAGCCTTTGTTTAAATATGTCTCGCTGTGAATGCTCATCTGGTTCCAATATTTTTGATTGATTCTTTTCTATGTTCCCAATTGATCTATATGAACAAGATGACCTGAGGGGCCCTCTCTCAGGAATGTTACGATGTTTAAAGTAACACACTCTCATAGCCGCATGTGTTTCTCATTACCTCATGTTCCTCGTTCATGGATGTTCAATCCAGTGCAGGTTCCTTCAGACTTTTGTTTTCAGTAGCGTTCAGCTGTATGTAGAAGCTTCAAGGCCTCTGAGGGGAATGGCTAATATTTTTGCCAAGCGCTCAGAGTGCCACCATGACTTTGTTGTGCATACCAAGCACAAAAAGACCCATTTCTGCCTATAAACAGTTGATCTGACGTCACGTCactttttgtgtgtgcgtgtgtttcctGAAGAGGTCTTCAGTTCTCCCACTATTGACCCTGACACCTTAAGGCAGACAGCCTGCTTAGCTTACCAAAAAAGAACCATGTCCGTTAAATCGTTGTGACTCTTATACTGTGGGGGAAGATGTCCTTGGTTATAGCTTGGGACTGTTGTGTTTGATTACTAAAAGGGAGATTGGGCTTTGTAAGAAAATGGCAATGCTTCTCTGTAACTGTTGCAGCTACTTGTACTTACCAAAATTCttggttgattttttttattttacatttttttgtgtgggggaggggggtgtcaaGGTAGGATTCTGTCTTATAATCTTATAAGTGGCATATGGACGTGTCATTATGCAAACAGACACCCAGAAAAGACATGTTCGAAGGATTGGccgtttatttacatttacctaCTGTAGTATTGTACCGTGTTTGATGTCAGGTCGACGTGGGAAAtttaaacaaaaatatgaacgcTAGGCCATTCTTTTTGCATGATATGAGTAGAGATGTAACTGTATGTTAGTGTGATGCATGTGTACCTgtctttatttcatttattcgTTCCCTAAAACAAAGTTTATTGTGTTGCTAATTGTGAATTTCTtggttttatttttactttgctcccatttctaaagtaaaagtattttattttcTACTATGCTCTATCGGATCAAATGCACTGGTCTTTTATGTGGCGTGCCAAGTAAAGGGTGAGGTACCAGTGTTAGACAGCATTTGAGGGATCATACCTTTTTTTGCCTAGTGCCCCCTGTTCAACAGGACaaaatcatgtgtgtgtgtgtgtgtgtttgcttttgaAGTCCCATAATTAAGACAGTAATAATTGAGAGAGGAAAAGGCCTTACATGCTTGGGACAAAATTGTAAATGCAAGTCTGGGTGTGAAGTGTGTAAgtttatgcgtgtgtgtgtgagtatgaaaCTTCATACTAATTATCATACATATCTGATTCAACCTTGTACATATGGAattggagagaaagaaaaggtttTTTTCCTGTTCGTTGCACACTTTAGACTATGTGAAGAGAATGAAAAATGACAAATATggtccctttgagatgctgtTGCTCGTTaattactttgttcaaaaaaaaaaaaagaaaattcagTGCAATTTGCTGATTGTTGCAGATACATGTATAGTTCAAGTTTCATGTTCTTTCCGTATAGGTAAACGGCTTCTATTGGACCGCTTTTTTTTCTAAACATTGTAGATAGttcattttatttgcatttagaagtataaacacattttaaaaccTGTTACTTAATTCTGTAAGTAATTTTTATAATTATTATGTAAGTCTATCCTTATaagattaaaaaataaaacttcATGTGAAACAAGGTGTCTGAATCTTTTTGGGTGGGCTTCCTCCAGTGTACATTTATGATCCTTCATATAATGTAGTGTATAGACTTGGATCCAGCCAGTGTACTCCAACCAAATTCACATCTAGTAAACACACCACTAAATTAGTTAAGCTATAAATATTGAAGGACAAAATGGAAACACTAAAACCTGTTCAGAAATATGTGGGTATGTGCACACATGTGCAGCATTGAGTTTGATTTGAGCTCTGAAAGTGACTACCCTGCTGTATTCCTTTTAATATACAGATACTGAAGCAACAAACAATAACACCCTTGTAAATATATAGAAgtatttttttaagtaataaAGGAATAAAAATAACGGAGGCTAATTTTGCTTCCTTGTTTTTCATTCATCTCATGCCGGGTCAAATCCTTTATTGTTTTGTGTGTCTTTCATTTCTTTTACATTTATATGCTGTCTGTCTTTATCCATATTACAAATGAGGCTGTAAAAATCTGGAACAAAATGGGAATCGGAaatgtatggaagcccattcctgccacttgaagaaaaaaaaattccatatagtacctcataattatgacttaatATCTCATAAGTATGACTTAATATCTCAATTATGAGTTAGCATCTCGTTattatgagatactaagtcataatGAGATTGTAAGTCATTATTATGATATACCAAGTCAattatgagatactaagtcataattatgtgattgtaagtcattattatgagatattaagtcataattatgagatactatatggacttttttttcttcaagttgcaggaatgggcttccatactaAACCATTGATAAGATTAATCAAAATGAAAACGCGTATGcaacacagagaaaaaaaatcagatACATAATTTCAAAGGCAAAAAATCAGATAAATAATTTCAATGCAAAAAAAATCAGCACTAGAAAAATTCAAAGGAGTTTAAATTGCAATATCTAGTTTGATTCCATACAGAGCGACGTCGCTATTTTAACGTTAGCGTATAGACTGCTATTGAATTTGGCGCGTTAATGTACCAGCGAAACTTGTTAGGGGGTTTTACCCAATCATACAACGAGGTTGCCTACGCGTGCCTTAGAGCTCTCTAAGCGCGCTGATTGGTAGAACCGAACGTCATTTATATGGCCTTAAGGTGGATCTTAGCAAGGTTATATGTCCCTGTAATGAAAGTTTAAGTAGTGATTGCTTAGGCGGTtgttgattaaaaaaaacaaggcaCTTTTGGGAAAAGCTTCTGGATATTACTGGCCGATGTACTTATTACAAGATTATTTGGGAACTCGTGTCAGCTCGTGACATTTCGAAGGCTTCATCAGTTTGAGGCTTCGTGCTACAGCTAGGATACTAACGCGTTGATTTGTCTTACCAGGTACCCTGAGTAGGAAAAGGAATTGCTTACCAACATCAATTATGGTGGAGGTTTTTTCGGGACGAACACTCCTTAACAAAGAAGGTGACTTCGTGGACCCAGAAGAAGCTCTTCGTAATAAAGTTGTGGGAATATATTTTTCTGCCGGGTGGTGTCCACCCTGTCGCGACTTCACACCGGTactttgtgatttttacacagagctggtggaggagagtgaccCTCCGGCGCAACTCGAAATAGTTTTTATATCATCTGACAAGTCAGAAGAGGATATGTTAGAGTACTATAATGATATGCACGGAGATTGGCTCGCCCTGCCTTGGACTGACCAGTACAAACAGTAAGTTTGTCTTTTGGTTATTGACGTTTCAGGGTTTAATATAGATTGCCTTTATGCTGCGTACGTGAGTTTTCACAGCTTATTTAAACAATCAACCTTGACATTCTCAAACGTAAACTAGACTAAGCTGCTTTGTAAGCGCTTTAAACAGCAGCTCTTGGAAGACTGAAAGGAGCTACTGTCTCCCAATCTGTCCTGTACAACCCATAAAACCAATCATATTTTTGACAGTACATCAAAGTCAGAGTTCATTTGGAAACGTTCGTTTGCTAAATGGAATATAGTTTTTCAATATTAACAGATTTACCCAAATCTACTAATACTGAGAAGCTTCTTGAATGTGCGCCAGTTACATTTTATGTGCCTTCTCATGATGGTAGAAATTAGTGGACGCAGGACATAGTAGCCTACTAATCTTGTTCCACGTGTCTCTTATTTTTCCCTTTCAGTGAGCTGAAAAAGAGGTTCAGCATCACTGCTGTGCCCAAGCTGGTGATCGTAAAAGAGAACGGGCAGGTGATCACAGACAAAGGCAGGAAGCAAATCCGAGACCAAGGCCTGTCCTGCTTCAGGAGCTGGTTGGAGGTTGCCGAAATCTTCCAGAACTTTAAATGCTAACAACTGCGAAGAGCGCTTCTCCTGCACGGTGCTGCAGTTCAAAGGGCTAGCGAAACTGTGAATTTTGCACTTCTTACTCTATATACATGCTGCTCTACCCAGAAGCTTCAAGGCACTCCTTTTTGAAGAGGCAGGAAAAGTTTTAAATGTCCTTGGTATTTCCATTCGTTGTGTAATATTATGTATTGctgcttttgtgtttttattttgtcctTTTTAACGGATAAAAGACTGATACATGTTGCTAAGTTTTCAGAGTGCTGTTTCACGGCTACTTGGGGATttgcggctgttgttgttaaaGGCAGTACCGTTGTGCTCAGGTTTCCCCAGAGGTTCATTAAAACACTGTGATGTATTCCTGAGAGCATTTTTTTTCCACCGCACTTTGCTCCCTAGCCGTCCTCTCTTCTGCTAGTGGTTTGCAAAACATGTACTTAAGCCATTCGGTAATACAAGAACGCTGtttcaaaaaacaaacaaacggacCAGGTCTCCTGGGTCTTTAGTGTCTGCTGGCGTTTCTTGCCACGTCGCGCTTTTTGTGCTTGAATACCTCAACCAATCATAACAGGTTTCTGGGGAAATACACGAAACTGCCCTCCATCGCCTGTCAGCATTAATCTCCATTCAGCGCCGTTTCTGAAGGTGATGCGTATATCGGCCTtccgtttttgtttgtttgtttgtttagtgaACGGAACGTAGTATGCAGTGCTTGCGTAGGGGACATATCTCGCACGCCATCAAGTCATTCCATGCCTGTCTAATCCAACAGAGGGGGCTATAACAGCAAAATGCAGTACTCAAGCCCATTCGTTAAGTAAACTGGGAATGTACTGGTCTAACATAGGTTTACTGGTGCTGGTTTTATATGAACGCTGTGATGAGGGAGAGCTCGAATTCCTTATATATACAGTTACACTGAATGGCCTAGCATAATTTGGTTATGTGGTATCAGTAATACATTAATAAAGTAACCTGTTATTTACAATCTAATTTAGCTAAAACGTATTTAAGATGTATTATCTTCTGTATAGCACAACATCAAAGCTCTCAAAAATAACCATATACAACGAGTCTAATGAACGTTGTTTCCGGGGCATCTTATCAAGCATTTTGAGCATTGATCCACCTAGTCAGGTAGAATCCTAATTGGCCTACCTCGTTTAGAGGTGGGACCACTGAATGTGTCATAGTGTCATAGTCTCTGTTAGTTTCTGTTGGGTAATAACGGGTGTGGCAGGTTTTTATTACTTCTGCATCAACACAGATTAGAACTGAATATTAGACAGTTCATATTTATCAAtacacattttgtgcttttgatgTAATGCTTCAAAACTAGaaacatttacatacattttgcCTCAGTGACAGACTCAGCAAGGCAAATTTCCGTTGTATGTATTACCTGTATGAGTTGAAGCAAGTTGCTATGACACCCACAGTACATATTCTCATTTTATGACTGAAACTGTGAGATAGCAATACCCGCCCAGACCATAAAACTCCAGAGCtgataaaagataaaaaaaaacagcattgAGAGCTTCAGCATATAATACGAACCACTAGTGCACAACGAGGGAAAAAACGGCAAAACCATGGGATACAAAATGACTTCTAAACGATCTTTCCAGCTGCTCAGCTTGGGAATTATATGTGCTGTTGCCTTGGCGTTAGGTGAGGACTTTGGTTACTTTTTCAGTGTAGTTGGACAGAATTATATTCGATCATTTTAACAAATAGCATTTACATGTCACTTAATATTGTGAAAACATGGCCAGTAGGAGAAAAGTGGGCCTACTGGAACCCTTTACTTGAATTATATAGTTTACTTGAGTCAGTTTCGTCTCAACTTATATTTGTCTATATTGTGTTCCGTTGTTATAGTGAaggaagattttttttttcagtctcAAAACATTAATCAAGATTTAAATATGAAGAATATTCCAGGGACGTACTTGCGTGGCTAAAAAGGACCTTTGTTCAAAACTTCCCCTTTTTTGCAAATGTTGTTTATTACACTACAAATGTTACTACTGTTATACAAGTTAGTTAGTactactagtagtagtagtagtagtagtacctAGTAGTATTGGTTTTGATTAGTCCATTTTGTCACACTGCACAAGATGGTGTTTCTAAGGAAAGATCCTCAGTGTTACTAGAATACTATGAAATAGTATTAATAAATAGTACACCCCAGGTGTTATTTTTAATGGGTTTTAGGTCACATACCTGTATTGTCTTATTTTTCTCCAGATCCAAAATGCAACGAAACTGTAAATGAAGGTACAGGACATGACAAGGTGGTGAGATTTCACTACAACCCACAGTTAGGTTTTTGCAGCCCGTTCTTCTACATGGGAGAGGGTGGGAATGGAAACAGGTTCAAATCCGACCATGACTGCATGGTGTCATGTTCAGCAAAATATCAAGAGTTCTACCCAGATGGAGGTAAAACCCCGACTGTTATACTTTTTAAGGAATCGTAATCGCCCATGATGTCTGCGTGTCCTTCATCAGACTCAGATAAAGGTGGCCCAAATTCTTTTTTTCACAGATGCAGTGTGCACCTTAAATATGGACTCAGGCACCTGTTTTGCCTCAATTATGATGTATTACTATGACATCAAGGAGAAAGACTGCCGCATGTTCCTTTACAGAGGTTGCCAAGGGAACGGGAATCGTTTTGAATCCAGAGAACTTTGCCAAAACAAGTGCCGAGGTCAGCTCGGTTCTTTTCTCCtttcttatatttgtttctcTTCTCAGGTTTACATCttgattttttctttttatgcTTACATTTACTCCTGCCATTTTCATTTCCCTTTTGAGCTCACCTAGATCCCATACAAACCATACAAACTATCcctctcttttttctctttttacaATACATCTCCACATTACCATAAAATGACACACTCACCACAGTATTCCAATCAGTCGTTATCACTGTATTTTAGAGGGCACCAGCTCACCCAAGTCTAATTTAAGTTAATTATTTAACATCACTGTGTCATTATATGACCACATCCGCTTTAAGCTGTTCTGTATTCCTGCACTGTCCACACATTTGGTTTAAGTTTGCTGAtattaattatattgtattaggTTAAACTAGCTGGAGTACAAAACTCTATATTAATTAAGATAAAGAAAGATCCCAGATTTTATTGCttctgttttgaatgtttgttgTTTCTAAGTTCAAGTTTAGCGCAGTTAATATTGTACTGGTTGTTGTCCAGTAGAGGGCAGCACAACATAATTTTTCAATTTAAATTTCTCACCGTCTTATTATACAGCAAGGTCTGGAAGAATGCTAGGAGCAGAAACTACTAACCCTGATCAACAAACTGTTGACGTGGGTAAGTGTAAAAGGTGGTTTGGCTTATTCACTCATCACATGCGTTCAGTCCTACTCATATGTAACTGAAAATTTTACTTCCTGTTTATCTACAACCTCATTCCATACATAAATAATGGTTTGTGCTTTCCCTCTGTGCCAGGATTGGTCGTTGGTATACTGGGCGGCATTATATTTGCCGTGGCAGTGATCTCTGCTGTCGCGATACTGGTTATCCAGAGGTGAGACTCATAAACTACTCATGCAgtattggtaaaaaaaaagtagTAGGCCTATTTAATGTCACGTGCAGAACATTAGTTATTGGAATCAAATGATGAACTGCAAAAGtggtatgtttttttcttttatcaaCAGGAATAAAAAACGCGCAGGCATGAAGAAAGTGTCCACAAACGAGGTTGAGATGACTTAAAATAAATGCAACGCTTTGGCCTCAGTCGCGTGTCCTGCTCTTCTGTATTGTAGTATTTTTTTCCAATGTTAACTGATATCATATCTGCACAGTAGCAGTCTGTGCAGTTTTTTCACTGATCTAGAAGAAACGTTGTCCGACGATATCCTGTATCTTTGTATTGTATTCTGTAATCATGTGATGTGTTGAGGTTTGGTTAGAGGTTACAGGTATAAAACTGCTACTAGTACGTCATTCTAGTGCACCTCTTTACAGCTAAAACAGACAAGTCCAACAAGTCAAAGTCCAAGGCCAACGTTTTATTTGGAATATACTCTAATGATATTGATTTCCAAAAGGCAAGAAGAATATGGTGATAAAGCTGTTTTAAAACAATAAGAATACCATGTGATAATGCTCTGCTTTTCTTTTTTCGAACAGGAATCAATAATAACGTTAAACCATTAAAACATCTTAGCAAAAATAATTGACCAAAGTATGACATAACAGTGGCCATCTCTGTAAATATTGCGGTGTAGCTGATgtattgatttgtttttttgttttgtattttttatgatGCAACATCTTCCTGTTTTGTTTATCACCTATAATAGGgttacatttgtttgtttcacaaaaataaacattttatcaagtagtattgtttttattttattcacaTTTTACATAGCAAAACATGAATATTTTGCACTCATTTAACAACTGTTTATTAATTCTGGAAGAATGCTTTGTATAGACCTATTGGACGGTATATTAAGGCCTTTCGACGCCCTCAAAGAAAAGATACGCAAGTAACGTTCTGTTTATAGTTCTGATGGCTAAATACGACTTATTTACTCTATATACAATGGATTGTGTTCCAAGAACAATCCGAGGTGACTTACAGGATGCAGGGCAATGTATCAAACCTGATCCTAGAGCACCTCCCGCTGAAACCTTTAATGTTTTCCTACTCGAACACACCTGTTTTTAAATTCAATAAGGGCTTGTTAATTACCTGAATTAGGTGTGTCGGGAACAGGGAAACACTACAGCACACAGAGCGACAGATTAGAAAAACCTGTGTACGTCACACTTTGAGGTGTGTCAGAGCAGTAACCCAAGACGTAGGGCTTCTCTTTGCTGTATTTTGAAGTGGTTTCTGTCAGATTGGACACGTACGTAGGT
This window contains:
- the spina gene encoding spindlin-Z — its product is MKTPFGKNAGQRARADAGHAGVSANMMKKKNSHKKHKSSVGPTKVSQPRRNIVGCRIQHIWKEGSGAASQWKGTVLDQVPVNPSLYLIKYDGFDCVYGLELHKDERVQGLEVLPDRVASTRISDAHLADTMIGKAVEHMFETEEGSKDEWRGMVLARAPIMNTWFYITYEKDPVLYMYQLLDDYKDGDLRIMPDSNDSPPAEREPGEVVDSLVGKQVEYAKEDGSKRTGMVIHQVEAKPSVYFIKFDDDFHIYVYDLVKTS
- the nxnl2 gene encoding nucleoredoxin-like protein 2, which gives rise to MVEVFSGRTLLNKEGDFVDPEEALRNKVVGIYFSAGWCPPCRDFTPVLCDFYTELVEESDPPAQLEIVFISSDKSEEDMLEYYNDMHGDWLALPWTDQYKHELKKRFSITAVPKLVIVKENGQVITDKGRKQIRDQGLSCFRSWLEVAEIFQNFKC
- the tfpil gene encoding boophilin-G2 codes for the protein MGYKMTSKRSFQLLSLGIICAVALALDPKCNETVNEGTGHDKVVRFHYNPQLGFCSPFFYMGEGGNGNRFKSDHDCMVSCSAKYQEFYPDGDAVCTLNMDSGTCFASIMMYYYDIKEKDCRMFLYRGCQGNGNRFESRELCQNKCRARSGRMLGAETTNPDQQTVDVGLVVGILGGIIFAVAVISAVAILVIQRNKKRAGMKKVSTNEVEMT